CCTATCTCTAAAGGGTTTAATTGTCTAGCTACTTAACACAAAAATTAATAAACTAATCAGGAGTCTCAACAGTAACTTTCCTCAATGATAGCCTTAGTTATCTCAAAATAGTTACAGCAGTTATCTCAATGGTGAGATAGGAAGTTTTCGTTTTGGGGAGTCGGTCGTCAGCAGTCAGGAGTCAATACCAAATTAGGTTATACTTTTTTTTACGAGAAGGGCTGTAATTTAGCAATACGTCACCTTCAGTTTTAGGCACTTTCAAGGTCTGATAATAGTTCTTCTTCTGTCAAGTCAATCATCCCTACGCCAAAATCGGTCAATCTCAATAAAAAATTAACCCTATCCACTCCTAATAAATTGGCAGCCATACCGGACGAAATACGTTTCATCTCAA
This Microcystis wesenbergii NRERC-220 DNA region includes the following protein-coding sequences:
- a CDS encoding UPF0175 family protein, with the translated sequence MTLQLTINYPENLPDFLQKMREEFEREATWAMVVKLFEMKRISSGMAANLLGVDRVNFLLRLTDFGVGMIDLTEEELLSDLESA